CACCACTTCTTCCCATGGCTGCCGTATCACGCGCTGCCCGAGGCGCGCCGCCGGTTGGCGGCGGCTATCCCCGCGGGCGGCGGCTACTGGCACACCGCCGACCGATCGTGGTGGTCGACCTTACGGCGGCTACTTTCCCGGCCCCAACTGCACTTGAACGGAGGTGCGCGGTGACGAAGACGCGAGCGCCGATCACCCGCTGTCACGAGTCCCGCGCAGCCACCTATTCCCGGCGTCTGCCGATCACGCCTGTGCAGGCGCATGGTGTCCGGGTGCGCGATATCGACGGCCGGTGGTATCTCGACTGTCTCGCCGGGGCGGGCGCCATGTCGCTGGGCTGGAATCATCCGGTCGTGACCGAGGCCGTGCGGAACACGCTGGATTCCGGCGAACCGTTGCTGTCACTGGACTTTCACACGCCGACCCGGGACGCGTTCGTCGAGGACCTGCTCGCCACGCTGCCCAGAGGCCTGGCCGACGACTGCGTCGTGCACCTGTGCTCGCCCAGTGGCGCCAACGCGATCGAGGCCGCGTTGACGGTCGCCGAGATCGCGACGGGCGGTAGCGAGCATGTCGCGGTGCAGGGTGGTTTTCATGGCTGCAGCCGGGCGGCGCGGTCGGTGAGTTCCGGTGGCGGACTGCGCACCCGGCAGGTCGCACTATCGCCCGCGGTGCGATTCCTGCCGTATCCCCAGGACTATCGGTGCCCGTTCGGGGTCGGCGGCGAGGCGGGTGTGCAGCGCGCCGTCGACGCTGTCGCGGACACCTTCGACAACCCGCACAGCGGCCTGGTCGCTCCGGCCTCGGTACTGGCGGAGTTCGTGCTCGGTGAGGGTGGGGTGGTCCCTGCGCCGCGGCCGTGGGCGCGAGCACTGCGACACGCGGCCACCCGTGCCGGGGTGCCGTTGATCGCCGACGAGATCCAGGCCGGTGTCTATCGGACCGGGCGCGCCTGGGCCTTCGAACACAGCGATATCGAACCCGACATGATCGCCATGTCCAAGGGCCTCGGTTCCGGAATCCCCATCGCGGTCCTGGTCATCCGCCGGCAGTTCGATGTCTGGGATCCGGGCACCTTCACCGGAACATTCCGCGGGAACGCCATGGCGTTCGCGGCCGCCAGTGCCGTGCTGCGCTACGCGGCGACCTCCGGACTGGCCGCCCACGTCAGCGCGATGGGGGAACTGCTCGGCTCCGGACTGCGCGCGATCGAGCAGCGGTCGGACCTGATCGGAGAGGTGCGCACGGCCGGTCTGATGGCCGGGGTGGAGATCATCGATCCCGACGCGCCGACGGACCATCGCGGTGTCGCACCGCCGAGCGCCCGATCGGCCGCGCGTATCCAGCAGGAGTGCCTTCGGGCCGGGCTGATAGTCGAGACCGGCGGGCGCTACGGCAATGTGGTCCGGTTCTTGCCACCGCTGATCATCGATGCCGCCGAGATCGCCACTGTGCTGGAGATCTTCGACGACGTCGTGCACCGAGTCTCGCTCATGCGCGACTCGGACCGACTGCTGCCGACGGAGACCGCATGATCGACCCCCGCCCCACATCGCCGTTCGACACCGAATTCCTCACCGCGACAGGCGTCGACCACTACCTGGACGCCGTCTCCGCGGCCGCCGGGCACATCGCAGGCGCCTTCCGCGACTCGCCCGCGCCGGGCGTGGTGACCGGCTCCGGTGCGCTGCGGCAACGGATCCGGAGCCTGCCAGTGGCCCCACCTGATGGTGTCGGGCTGGTGGCCGTGCTCGATGAGATCGCCCAGCACGTGGTGCCGCTGTCGACGGCGGTGTCGAATCCCCGGTATGTCGCGCATCTGCACTGTCCACCGGCCATCTCGTCACTGGCCGCCGAGGTGATGCTCAGTGCTCTCAACCAGTCGATGGATTCCTTCGACCAAGGCCCCGCCGCCAGCGCCGTCGAGGAGCACATCATCGAGTGGATGTGCGGGGTGCTCGGCTACGGCGTCGGTGGCGACGGTGTGTTCACCAGCGGTGGCACCCAGTCGAATCTTCAAGGTCTGCTGCTGGCCAGGGACAACTACGCTCGCGAGCGACTCCGCTGGGACATCGGCGAGCGCGGGCTTCCCGGCAGCGCCACCACATGGCGTGTGTTGTGCACGGCGCAAACACATTTCACAGTGACGCAGGCCGCAAGCCTGCTCGGTCTCGGCGCCTGTTCGATCATCCCCGTCGATACCGACAGCGCAGGCAGACTCGATCCGCGTGCACTGACCGCGGCCATCGAGGGCTGCGAGCACGCAGGCCAGCAGGTCATCGCGGTCGTCGCGAACGCGGGCACCACCGATTTCGGTGTGATCGATCCGCTCACGCGGGTGTGCGAGATCGCCCATGACCGCGGTATCTGGGTGCACGTGGACGCGTGTGCCGCGGGCTGCCTGCTGCTCAGCGACCAGCACCGCCATCTTGTCGACGGCATCGGTGGCGCCGACTCGGTGGCGATCGATTTCCACAAGCTGCTGTTTCAGGCGATCAGCTGCGGTGCACTGTTCGTGCGGAACCGGGAGGCGCTGAATGTCATGTCCAGTCACGCCGACTACCTGAACCCGTCCGACGACGACCCGGACGAAACCCGCAATCTCGTCGGGAAATCGCTGCAGACCACGCGCCGTTTCGATGCGCTGAAGATCCTTGTCACACTGCGCGCCTTGGGTGCTACGACCGTGGCGGACATGATCGACAGCACGGTGGCGGCGGCCGCGGCGGCGCACACGACGGCAGCGACGCAGGACCGCCTCGAGGTGATCGGTGCGGGCGGAACCAACACGGTGGTATTGCGCTGGACAGATCCGAGCCTGACATCCGGTCAGCTAGACCAGGTCAACGACGCGATCCGCCACGAGATGGCCACGTCAGGACAGGCTCTGGTCGGTCGCACCCGAGTCGACGGGGAGATCGCCGTCAAGCTCACCTTCGTCAACCCGGTGTGCACGGTGGACATCGCCCGCGACCTGGTCATCGACATCGCCGAATGCGGGCAACTGCTCGCCGACCGGATGTGTGAAGAGGTGGTTGCCCGTGCCTGAACCGCGGTTGCGCATCGATCGGATCCGGTATACCGATTCCGGGTTCGCCGAGGCGAAGCGATGGGAGTACGAGGTATTCGGCCGCGAAAATGCCTATACCGCCGCTGCCGATGACGAGGCGGGGGAGATGCTGCAGTATCGGCGCTGGGAACAATCCTCGGAGTTCTATGTCGGCTTCGGCGTGGAATCCGCCGGTGACCCCGTTGCGGTGCTGCGCGCCCTGCGCTGGGATTCCCGGCTGGGTTTGGACAGCTTCAGCACGATCAGTGACACCCGAGCCTTTCCCCATCCGGCCGGAGGACATCAGGATCTGCTGTATCCCGAGTGGTCGCGACGTTTCGAGCAGATCCGACCCGATACCGTCGCCGAACTGGCCACCCAGGCGGTACGGCGTACCCACCGGCGCGCCGGTGTCATCGACCAGGTGTGGGCCCGGTTCGCCACCTGCCTTGCCGAGGAGGGCGTCCGCTATGTGACGGTGGCGCTCGTCGTCCCGTTGTTCGAGTGGTACCGGCTGCTGTTCGGCGCGGCGATCAGCCGGATCGGCCAGTTGCTGCCCGACTATGTCGGTGCCGACAGCATTCCCGCCGTGATCGACCTGCACGCCATCGATGCCAGCGTCGTCTCATCGAAAACGAAAGTGACACAATGAAATTCGCACGGAAGACCCGCCATATCGACATGGTCAGCACGGTGGACGCGCCGATCGAGCGGGTGTGGGCCGCGGTCACCTCGCCGGAGGGCATCAATGCCGAGTTGCGGCCCTATCTGAAGATGACGGTTCCGCAGCCGTTTCGCGGCAGGACCATCGCTGACATCGATCCGGGAACCAACCTGGGGCGCAGCTTCTTTCTGCTGTTCGGGCTGATCCCGATCGACTTCGACAACATCACCGTCGCCGAGATCGACGCGGGGACCCGTTTCCGTGAGCAGTCGACCATGATGTCGATGAGCGTGTGGGTGCACGAACGAACCCTGCGCCCAGTCGGCGACCGCACCGAAGTGACCGACGCCGTCTCGTTCGTGCCCCGTGCCCCGATGGGCCTGATCCCGGGCTGGGGCCGCGTTCTGCGGGCCACGCTCGCCTTCCTGTTCCGGCACCGGCACCGCCGGTTGCAGGCACATCTCGGCGGACAATCGGCCACGCAGCCGACCGCGAGCGGGCAGTCGTGACGATACGGCGTCGCCGGACCCGGGCGATGCTCGGCGCCATGGTGCCGATGGTGGTCGCGGTCTCAGCGTGTGGCGCGGTCAACGCCGACGCAGGCAAGCCCGCGACCGAACGGTTCGCGATGCTCGAACGCGGCACGGCGCCGGAGGGCACACCGATCACTGCCGCGACCGGATCCGGGGTCTTCGCGGAAGAGCTTTCCGGTTCGGTGGCCTATCTCGACGTGACCACCGACGTCGCAGGCCCGGGCGTGGTGACCATCGGCCCAGGTGCCATCCCGGGAGAAACCGTGCTCAGCCATTTCGGGCCCCAGGAGCAGTTCCCATACGAGGTGATGACGGTATCCGCAACCAGCACCGGCCGATACGTGACCGGACTTGCGGTGACAAACCCGCTCGACACGCGCATCACACTGCAATGCACCATCCTCGGCGGGCTGAGACTCGATCCCACCGCGGGCCAACAGCCCGTAACGGGCCACTGCTCCGGCGGCACAACTCTCACCGGCACCAGCACCGTGACCGGCAGCCGGGATGGGCAGTGGAACGGAAAGACGGTGCAACTGCACACGATCCGGACCGACATCGCCTTCGACGGCCCCGTGTCCGGCACCCTGCGGCAGACCGCCGACACGGTCGACGGGATCGGGATCGCGGCGCGCACGGAACTCGAGACCACACTCGAGGCCGGCGGCGTGCGCTTCCAGCAGAACATCGTCCGCACGGTCGGCCAGAATCAGGGGGCCCGATGACGGCGACTCGAACGGTACCGACTGTCGTCGGCGCCGCAGCCATCACAACCACCGGATTGACGAAAACCTATCCGGGTGCGGCGGTCGATGCCGTCGACCGGCTCGACCTGTCCATACCGCCAGGCGTCGTCTACTGCCTGCTCGGTCGCAACGGCGCGGGCAAGACCACGACCATCCGGATGCTCACCACCCTGCTATCGCCGTCGTCGGGCACCGCCGAGGTGCTCGGGATCCCATTGCACGAGGTGCGCACTCTGCGACCGCTGATCGGGGTCGCCTTACAGGAGGTGGCGCTGGATCCCTGGCTGAATGCGCGGGAGCAGCTGGACCTCGGGCTCGCCATGGCCGGCTGGCCACGAGCCGAGCGTCGCCCCCGGGTCGCGGCATTGGTGGAGCAATTCGGCCTCGGTGATTTCCAGAATCGGCGGATCGGGTCGCTGTCGGGAGGTATGCGCCGCCGGGTCGATGTGGCGCTCGCCGTCTCGCACGACCCGTTGTTGCTCTTCCTCGATGAACCGTCGAGCGGCCTGGATATCGAAGGCAAGGAAGAAGTGTGGCGGGTGATCGCACAGCTGCGCAGTGCGGGACGGACCGTGGTGCTCACCACTCATGACATGGAGGAGGCCGTCGCACTCGCGGACCAGGTCGGCATCATCAAGGCCGGGACCTTGGTCGCCTCCGGGCCCGCCGATGATCTCACCCGCGCGCACGGCGCTCGCGCCGTCGTCACGGCGGACAGCGCGATAGCACCGAACGTCACCGGCGAGCTACAGGCCGCCGGTTTCACCGTCGCCGATTCGGCCGGCGGTGCCCGAGTGCTGACGATCGAGCTGCCTGCCGCGAATGCCGCCCACCTCGGCCGGTTGACCGAGGCGCTCAGCCGAAACGACCTGGGCGCGGCGGAGGTTCGCGTCGAGACCACTTCGCTGCGAGACGCCTTCTTGGAGGCCACCCGATGAGCACGACAACCGCTACTGCTCCGGCGCGGGCCCACCGTCCGCCTGCGCCACCGGTCACGACGCTGATGCTGTTCGCCCGCTACCTCGTCGTCGGCCTGCGCCAGCCGGTGTTCGGGTTCATCTTCCCCATCGTGTTCCCGGTTGTCCTGGTGGTCTTCGTGCGGGCGATGTTCCAGCGCGTGGCCGATCTGCCCGGGTTCCCGCTGACCTCCTACACCGCATACATCGCGCCAGGCATCATCATGCTCATCCCGATGATCGGCTCCGGGTTCGGTGCGAGCACGCTGATCGAGGAGATCCAGTCCGGTTTTGTCGACAGACTTCGGCTGCAAGGTATTTCGTCCGCGCAGATCGTGCCGGCGAAGATCGGCTTCGAGGCGGCGCGCATCCTGCCTGCCGGCGGAATCGTCATCGGGCTGCTTGCGGCACTCGGCGCGCCATTGCGGGCCGGGATCGTCACGGCGGCCGCACTGTTGGTCCTGATGTGCCTGTGGTCGGCGGCCTACAGCTCGCTGTTCTACCTGGCCGCGGTGCGCACGCTGAACCCGCAGGCACCGATCGCGCTGCTGCCGCTGGCGTTGCCGGTGCTGTTCGTGAGCCAGGCCCTCATGCCCACCGACTTCCTGCCGCGGTGGCTGGAGGTGGCCATCCAGCTCAACCCGTTCTCCCACGTCGTCGCGGCCGCGGCCACGCTGATGTACGGAGATTTCGAACCGGTCCGGCTCGGAGCCGGGATCGCGGTCGCGGCAGGTGTTTTCGTCGTGCTGCAGCTCCTGCTGCGACGACTCGTGTTGCGCCGCATCGGCGCCTGAACCCGCACGGTATCCATGACCGAAAGGAAAAGACACCCATGACCGACCCGCTGGAGCAGGTGCTGCGCGAGATCCTGATCGAGGATCTGGATGTCACGCCAGAAGAGATGCACCCTGATGCCGACCTGGTCGCCGACCTCGGTTTCGATTCGCTGTCCTTCGCGACCGGTGTCGTCGAAATCCGTGACCGGCTCGGGGTTTCGCTGGCGAGGGACGACGTCTTCTCCTGCCGCACACTCGGTGATCTGCAGCGGCTCGTCGCGAACAAGCTCGCCGCCACGGTCGGATGACACGGGTACTCATGCCACTCGATCACAAAGGGCCTGCATTGTTGTGAACAGGTTCCTCGCAGCGTTGCTGCACAGCACCGACCGAAGCGATCGCGGTCTGCTCAGCGGCGACCCAGCCGACCTCACCAGAACGGAATGGCGCGAGATACACCGGCGTGCCCGGCGCATCGCCGGTGGTCTACGGGAGGCGGGCGTGCGCCGCGGAGACACAGTCGCCGTACTCGCCGGTGCTCCGGGCGATATCGCGCCCCTGGTGCAGGGCATTTGGCTGGCCGGTGCGGCGGTGACGATGCTGCACCAGCCGACGCCGCGCACCGACCTGGCGGCCTGGGTCGCCGACACGCGGCGTGCTATCGCGGTGGTCGATGCCGCCGTCCTGGTGGTCGGCGATCCCTTCGGTGCGGTCGTCGCCGAGTTCGGCGGGGAGCGCCTCCGCTGTGTCACGGTCGTCGATCTGCTTGCCGGTCCCGACGTGGAACCGGTGGACACCCACGATACCGATCTGGCGTTTCTGCAGCTCACGTCGGGCTCGACCGGTAGTCCGAAAGCGGTGGCCATCACCTATGCGAATATGTACGCCAATATCCGCGCCATGGAGTTCGCGTCACTCATCAATGACCGGGACGTGATGGTCAGCTGGCTGCCACTGTTCCACGACATGGGCATGATGGGGTTCCTGGTCGCGCCGATGTTTCTCGGCGTCGAACTGGTCGCCATCACGCCATCCGATTTCCTCGCCTCTCCGCTGATCTGGGCCGAACTGGTGACCAGGTACCGGGGCTCGATGTCGGCGGCACCAAACTTCGCCTATGGACTTCTTGCCCGCACCATGGCCCGCGCCGGTGCCGGGGACTTCGACCTGTCATCGCTACGGTTCGTACTCAACGGCGCCGAACCCATCGATGGCGCTGTCGTGCAACGATTTCTGGATGCCGGTGCCCGCTTCGGGCTGCGACGCGAGGCGATCGTGCCCGCCTACGGCATGGCCGAGGCGACCCTCGCGGTGTCGTTCACCCGACCGGGCGACGGATTCAGCGTCGATCACGTCGACCCGGAGGCGATGCAAACAGTCGGCCGGGCAACGGTTTCCACCGCAGAAGACACCCGCCGGTACATCGGCCTCGGGCAAACGCTGCCTGGCATCGAGGCGCGGGTGCGCACCGAATCCGGCGCCCTCGCCGACACCAGGCAGATCGGCGAGTTCGAGCTGCGCGGTGACAGCATCGCTACCCGGTACCGGACCGACGCGGGATTCATCGAGGCCGTCGACGATTCCGGATGGCTTGCCACCGGCGACCTCGGCTATCTGACCGAGGACGGCCAACTTGTGGTGTGTGGACGCAAGAAGGACATGCTGATCATCTCGGGACGCAACATCTACCCGGTCGACATCGAACGCGCCGCTGCCGAGGTCGACGGTGTCCGTGCCGGCAATGCCGTCGCCGTGCCCGCGGAAACCACTGAGAGGGGTGAGGGATTCGCGGTCATCGTGGAATCCGCGGCCAGTGCCGAGACCGGCGGACGCGCGCGTATTTCCCGCGATGTCGCGCACCGCGTCGAGGCGGCGCTCGGCGTGAGTCCGCGCCGGGTCGTGGTTGTCCCGGTGGGGCGCATCCCGAAAACGTCGTCGGGGAAGCTGCGCCGACTCGAAGCCCGCGCTCTTCTCGCCATCGGGTAGCAATTGGTATCGGTAATCGTTATTGATAAGGTTCGATAGTGCGTGAACGAGGTATGGCCGCGGCGGTAGCCCCGGCCATACGCACCTTCGGTCGCGCTTCGATCCTGGCGTGGTCCGCGCTCGGTTGGCTGGCCGCCGACGTGGTTCGTGGGCGATTCGCCTGGCGGGAAGCGTTGGCGCAGAGCTGGTTCATCGTGAGCGTCACGGCGGTCCCTGCGGTGTTCGTGTCGATTCCGTTCGGGGTGATCGTCTCCGTGCAGGTCGGAAACCTGACCCAGCAGGTCGGTGCCACCTCGCTCGCAGGGGCCGCCGCCGGGGTGGGAGTCGTTCGGCAAGGCGCCCCGTTGGTCGCGGCGCTTCTGCTCGGCGGGGCCGCAGGCGCGGCGATCGCCGCCGATCTCGGTGCGCGAACCATCAGAGAGGAAATGGACGCAATGCGGGTGATGGGCATCGATCCGGTCCGCCGCATCGTCGCACCCCGCCTGGCCGCGATGACAGTGATAGCTCCGCTGCTGTGCGTGGTGATCGTCTTCATGGGCCTGTCGACCGGCTATCTGATCAACGTCGGCCTGCAACACGGCGCCCCTGGCGGTTATCTCTCGTCGTTCGCGTCCTTCGTCACGGTCTCGGATCTGGTTGCCGCGCTGGTGAAGTCGGCGCTGTTCGGGATCGTCGTCGTGGTGCTGGCCTGCCAGCGCGGGCTGGAGGCCACCGCAGGTCCCAAGGGGGTTGCCGACTCGGTGAACGCGGCGGTGGTGCTCGGCGTGGTCGCGACATTCGGCCTGAACTTGATCATCACGCAACTGCTCTCGATGTTCGGCTCGCGGGTGCTCGGATGACGGCATCGCCGCTGAACCTTGCCACCGGCCGCATCGGATCGTTCGTCGGCACGGCAGTCGAGCGGCTCGGACATCAGCTGAGTTTCGGGACGCAGGTGCTCGCGGCCGTGCCGCACACCCTGCGTGCCTACCGCAGGCAGACGATGGTCGTGCTCACCGACATCGTGTGGGGCAGTGGCGGACTGGTCGTCGGCGGCGGCACCGCCGCGGTGCTGGTCTTTCTCGGCATCGCGGTCGGAGGATCGGTCGGTATGGAAGGGCTGAACGCGCTCGATATGGTCGGTATGGGCCCGCTGACCGGGTTTGTCTCCGCATATGCGAATACGCGGGAGCTGGCGCCGATGATGGTGGCGATCGGATTCGCCGCTCAGGCCGGCTGCCGGATGACCGCCGAGATCGGCGCGATGCGGATCTCTGAGGAGATCGACGCCTTGGAAGCCCAAGCGGTACGGCCCATCCCGTTCGTGGTGACCACGCGCGTGATCGCGGGGACCACCACGATCATCCCGCTGTACCTCACGACGCTGATCGTCGTCTACCTGTCCTGCGCGGTCGTGGTGAACGTGCTGCACGGGCAGTCCGCTGGCACCTACTTCCACTACTTCGAGTCTTTCCTTCGGCCGGCGGACGTGCTGTATTCGCTGGTCAAGGCCATCGTTCTGGTGGCGGCTGTCATCGTGGTGCACTGCTATCAGGGTTTTCATGCCACCGGAGGGCCCGAAGGGGTGGGTCGTGCGTGTGGGCAGGCCATCCGGGCCAGCCTCATTCTCATCGTGGTCATGGACATGGTGATGACCGCGGTGTTCTGGGGCACGAGCACGGGAATCAGGATCTCGGGGTAGCCATGTGGCGAGGTGGACGAAGTGGTGGGCGCGTGCCGAGTGCCATGGCGCTGCGGGTGCGTGGGCTCGCCGTGGTGGCGATCGGGCTGCTGGTGACCGCGCTGACCACCGCTCACCTGCAGGGCCGATTCCACGATGACGTCTCGCTGACGATTGAGGCCGACTCGCTCGTCGACGGTCTGCTGGCCGGTGCGGACGTGAAGTTCCACGGAGCCGCGATCGGTACCGTACGCCGCGTGCAGACGGCGGGCGACACCCGCCGCGTCGAGATCAGCATCGATCGGGATCAGGCTCCGGCGCTGACCGATCGCGTCGCCGCGAGCTTCACTGTCGCGAATGTGTTCGGCACCCCCGCGATCGAATTGGTGAATCTCGGTGACGGTCCGCCGGTTCGGGATCACGCGGTCGTGCCACTCGCCACCGGCGCCATGGGCGCCACCGCGACCGGGGTGCTGCAGCGCACCGGACGGCTCATGGAGGTGCTCGACTCGCCTCGGCTGCGGAACCTGCTCGACGTCGCGGCCGAGAACCCGGGACTGTTCGGTCCGACCATCGAGGCGATCACCGGCATCGCTCGGGCATTGGAGCAGGATCGTCGTGGGAGTACGGCCCACTACCTGCGGATCGCTGGTGACCTGTCGGATGGATTCGCGGTCCTGGAACCGGAGTTGGTTGACTCGCTGATCGCGTTGCTCGACCAGAGCGAGTACTTCGGCGACGAAACCAACCGCGCACGGACCCGCAAGGCGATTGCCGGACTGAGCCAGGATTTCCTGCCCGGATACGCTCGGCTGTTCGGCGACAACCGCGATCACTTCGCCGAAATCCTTGCTGTGGTACTCGATCTCGGCCTGCCGCTCGGCATGTCCTATGGCTCGATCGCCCCGGCCTATCAGCGCCTGCCCGAGCTTCTCGACCGCATCGGCGCCGCGTTTCCGGTCGTGGACGGAAAGGTGCAAATGCAACTCGAGATCATCGCCGACACGATGCCGCACATCGCCCGCTCCGTCACCGACACCGGTCCGGGAGCCGTTCGATGACGGCGGTACGCGGTCCCGCGATCAAGCTGTCGATCTTCCTGGTTCTGGTGATCGGCTGCCTCAGCCTGATCCTGTCCACCCTGCGTGGGCCGGCAACGGGCGCGGCCACGGAATACGACGCGATCTTCACCGACGTGTCCGGACTGGTCACCGGGGACAGTGTCCGGATGGCGGGGGTCCAGGTCGGCAGGGTCACCACGATCGAGTTGACCACGGACGCGACGGCTCGGGTGCGGTTCACCGTGGGTGGTGACCGGCCCATCCTGGACACGACCCACGCCGCGGTGCGGTATCAGACCCTGCTCGGGCAGCGCTATGTGGAACTGTTCGATGCCCGGCCCGCTGGTACCCGTCTGTCGCCAGGTGCGACGATCCCACGTGAACGCACCGAGCCCAGTTTCGATGTGTCCCGGTTGTTCAACGGGTTCAAACCCTTGTTCAGCGCACTCGATACCGGGCAGCTGAACCGCCTGGGGGAGAACCTGATCCGCGTCCTCCAGGGTGACGGCGCCGGAATCGGCCCGGTACTGGCTGATCTCGACAGCCTGCTGCGGTATGCGAAGAACCGGGATGCGGTCCTCGTGGTGCTGATCCGCAACCTCGGTGAGATCGCGGCGGAGATCGGCGGCAAATCCGAACAGGTCGGCGCGCTCATCAAGCAGGTCGCGGGGATCATCGGAGTGTTCAGCCATCGCGCGGACGAATTGGTGAACTCGCTGCGGGTCGCCGGCTACGGGCTGGAGCCCGATGTCGGGATCCTTGCCGAACTCGAATCCCTCTTCGACGACACCCATGCACCACTGCACCAGCTGCTGCGGCGACTTGCGCCGCGCACCGACCAACTTGTGGAGATCCTGTCCCTGATGCCGGAATTACTCGGGGGCCTGAACGCGAACTACCCCGCGAATGGTCCCTCGCCTGCCTTCACCTGCTCGACGCAGTCCGTCGAACCCCCCGGCATCGGAAGCGCCATTCTCGGCAATCAACATCTGGTGGTGTGCAAATGAGACTCATTACGCACCGAATTCGCACCGATATTTCCGAGGGGCGCCGCGAATTCCGCTGGGGTTCGGCGGGTCTCGCGATCGCCGCGGTCGTCATCGCGGTCGTCGGGCTGGTCCGGCTGATCCCCGGCAGCGAGTACGGGCACGTCGCCGAATTCCGTGACTCCGGTGGCCTGCAGGCCGGCGACGAGGTGCGGATCGCCGGTGTCCCCGTCGGCCGGGTCGGTACCGTCGAACTGGCCGACGACCATGTCCGGGTCGGTTTCGCGGTCCACACCGATCAGCCTGTTGGCGATCGCACGACCGCCGAGGTGCGGCTGCTGACGCCGGTCGGTGGCCACTACCTGGCGCTCACGCCGGCCGGTGCGCAACCACTCGGCGCCAAGCCGATTCCGCGTGAGCGCACCCGGACTCCCTACGAGCTGGCCGATGTCTTCGAACAGAGCATCCCGCAGTTGGGTGGTATCGACGGATCGACATTGCGCGAGACCGTCGCTGAACTCGACGCGGCACTGGCGAATCAGCCCGACGCCCCCCGCGGCATCCTGGACAGTCTCACCGGGCTCACCACGACCA
The DNA window shown above is from Nocardia sp. NBC_01730 and carries:
- a CDS encoding MlaD family protein; this translates as MPSAMALRVRGLAVVAIGLLVTALTTAHLQGRFHDDVSLTIEADSLVDGLLAGADVKFHGAAIGTVRRVQTAGDTRRVEISIDRDQAPALTDRVAASFTVANVFGTPAIELVNLGDGPPVRDHAVVPLATGAMGATATGVLQRTGRLMEVLDSPRLRNLLDVAAENPGLFGPTIEAITGIARALEQDRRGSTAHYLRIAGDLSDGFAVLEPELVDSLIALLDQSEYFGDETNRARTRKAIAGLSQDFLPGYARLFGDNRDHFAEILAVVLDLGLPLGMSYGSIAPAYQRLPELLDRIGAAFPVVDGKVQMQLEIIADTMPHIARSVTDTGPGAVR
- a CDS encoding ABC transporter permease, which produces MTASPLNLATGRIGSFVGTAVERLGHQLSFGTQVLAAVPHTLRAYRRQTMVVLTDIVWGSGGLVVGGGTAAVLVFLGIAVGGSVGMEGLNALDMVGMGPLTGFVSAYANTRELAPMMVAIGFAAQAGCRMTAEIGAMRISEEIDALEAQAVRPIPFVVTTRVIAGTTTIIPLYLTTLIVVYLSCAVVVNVLHGQSAGTYFHYFESFLRPADVLYSLVKAIVLVAAVIVVHCYQGFHATGGPEGVGRACGQAIRASLILIVVMDMVMTAVFWGTSTGIRISG
- a CDS encoding MCE family protein — its product is MTAVRGPAIKLSIFLVLVIGCLSLILSTLRGPATGAATEYDAIFTDVSGLVTGDSVRMAGVQVGRVTTIELTTDATARVRFTVGGDRPILDTTHAAVRYQTLLGQRYVELFDARPAGTRLSPGATIPRERTEPSFDVSRLFNGFKPLFSALDTGQLNRLGENLIRVLQGDGAGIGPVLADLDSLLRYAKNRDAVLVVLIRNLGEIAAEIGGKSEQVGALIKQVAGIIGVFSHRADELVNSLRVAGYGLEPDVGILAELESLFDDTHAPLHQLLRRLAPRTDQLVEILSLMPELLGGLNANYPANGPSPAFTCSTQSVEPPGIGSAILGNQHLVVCK
- a CDS encoding MCE family protein, translating into MRLITHRIRTDISEGRREFRWGSAGLAIAAVVIAVVGLVRLIPGSEYGHVAEFRDSGGLQAGDEVRIAGVPVGRVGTVELADDHVRVGFAVHTDQPVGDRTTAEVRLLTPVGGHYLALTPAGAQPLGAKPIPRERTRTPYELADVFEQSIPQLGGIDGSTLRETVAELDAALANQPDAPRGILDSLTGLTTTITAQSDRLDRAVRVSDEYVAAIATDREILTGFVRELGIISAKLGQAKTEVIRAFQLLRRLTEVTHRPIMAYGDSLEPAITDLEQLLAKVADAPDRLDTVIAAINDFIVKIAALTGTGEPAGASEPDLCVPRAGKDC